A region of the Chryseobacterium cucumeris genome:
AGGTATGGATCCGTTTTTTACAGAGATCATGGAGATGAATATGTGACCCGAAAATTCGATTTTTCAAATAAAGCAGAAGATCTTGTTGGATTTATTAAAAGACAGAAGGCCGGTGGTGGCGGCGATACGCCGGAAGCTGTTGTAGAAGCACTAAAAGTTTCTGTTGATGAGCTGAAGTGGAGTGATGAAAATTCTACTAAAATAATGTTTTTGATTCTGGATGCACCACCACACCATTCAGAACAGAATATAGAGAATTTATATAATACAATAAAAGCTGCAGCAAAGAAAGGAATTACCATTATTCCGCTGGCTGCCAGTGATACTGATAAACAAACGGAATATCTGATGCGTACATTTGCTTTACTCACCAATGGAACTTATACTTTCCTTACAGATGACAGTGGAATAGGAAACAGCCATATCAAACCTACCATAGATTCTTACGAAGTTGAAAAACTGAATGATTTATTATTAAGATTAATCCTTCAGAGAGCTGTTTTACCAGAATGCAGCGCAGGAATTTCAAATGATAACATCAACAAAAAAATGGAAAAAGAAATTGATAGTCAGATTGATATTAAAACCGTACTATTTCCAAATCCTACAAAAGGTCAAATGCAGATAAAAACAAGAAAACCAATTGAAGAACTGTTTATCTATGATCTTGCCGGAAAGATTATTATGAGAAAAGAAAAACTGCCGGAAGGTAAAAATACAATTGATTTAACTTCTTATCCTCAAGGGATTTATCTTGTACGTATTCATACTAATGATCTGTGGGAGACATTTAAGGTCATAAAAAATTAATTATCTTAAAAAAAGAAATTTCCCCGGAAATTTCTTTTTTTATATTTTTAAGCATACTAATAATTGATGAAAAAGAATTATTTGCTGTTATTGCCATTTACGATTACCTTATTACAGGCACAAAATTCACAATTGTACTATTCCGGAAAATTTTTAACATCTAAGGATAAAGAACAGAACTTTTTAAAGGTTTATAATAAAAACAGTGGTATTTATGAGCTGACTGATGAAAAAGGATTTGCCATTATTGCAGCTAAACCTTATGATACCCTAGTGTGGAACCAGGGGAAAAATACCCATGTTATTTCTTCTTATGAACTCAGGGAATTAAAAACGATTCTGGAAAATCAGACAGGAAGTAAAAGTGTAGAAAATGTTTACAGTAAAGCCTATGACAGTCTTGTTTCAAAGGAGATTAAAGACGATTTCAGTATTGAAAAAACTAAAACTCAACTCAGTAAAAGATCACATTCTTATTTTGATAAAATAAGAAAATTAAAGCAGAAGAATGATAGTGTTTATGTTTTAAAAAGGATCAATAAGACAACTTTGCTTTTTAACGGAAGCTTTACCACGTCTTTTGATATTAAAAGCAGGAATGCTGTTCCGGGGACTCAAAATAAGTATGTCCAGGGAAGATCTGAAAATGGAAATCTTGTTTGGAAAGGCCCTGAAACGAATGAAATGTTCAGTTTTGGACCAGAGCTATCTACCCTTGGATTTAACGGATTACCTTATGAGTATGATCAGAATGGAAAACTGATTCCATGGGTTGATGGACTTCAGGGTGCAAAAAGATATGATAATAACCTTTTTAAAACCACAGTAGGTTATAATAACCAGTTGAATCTAAATGCTTTTATACAACAGGGTAACAATGAAAAACTCCGTCTTGCACTGAATCTGGGGCAGCAAAAGAACCAGATGTACTTTATGGATCAGTTTGATATTACCAATACCCTTAAAGCAAAGCTGAATGCAGATTTGGGTAGATATTACATTAATCTTGCTTTTAATTATGAAGAAAATAAAGCTACGAATACCAATAGAATAGGGCTGTTCAACAGAGCTTACCAAAACTCATTGTTAACGCCGGTTTCTTTTTCAAATGAACAAAATACTCTCCTGAATAACGGTTCGCAGAGAAGCTACAGCAAATATGCAGACAATCCTTCTTTCCTTTTTGAGCAGGATAACAAATACCGCTACAAGAATCGGGACAGACAGTTGAGTCTCAACGTAGCGAAAGACTGGGATAAGTTTAAACTGAATATTACTCAGTCCTATGAAAGTATTACTACCTGGAATCAGGACCAATATAAACCTTCTACTTATGGTTTCATCAGCGGTGTATCGAATGAAAGGATTCAAAACAACAGCTCTTATCATTCCAATTTACAGGGCTCTTATTCATTGGGAAACTATGACTTTAGAAATACTTTCAGCCTGAATTTTATTTTAAATGATAAAAAATCTGACATTTATAACAGCCTTACCCATCAAAGATATCTTTATCAGAGAACTTCACAGGATCATATTTTTAATTATAATATGAATATCCGCGATTATGATTTCGAAGCAGGTTTTAATCTCGGGAATTCATTTTACATATCCAATACTTCACTTAAAAATAATTATTGGCTTCCAAAAGCTAACTTTTATCTGAAGTTCAATGAGATCTTCAATTGGTATAATTACAATTTTAAATTGTTGGGAAGCTACACACAATTAAGTTCCGAACCGGAAATTACAAGATCCTATGCTTCGTATTCTAGTACTTTGCTGAAGGCGGAAAATTATAATCAATACTTTCCGGTACAGGAAGTAGAAAGTTTCCGGGGTTTATCAAATATTGATACTCGGGAATGGAAGATTGGAGCCAGGCTGAATCTTGGGTATAAAATAAGTGTAGATGGAGAATATTTTAATAAAAAGAATACTGACGATATATTTCCTATCTTTGAAAACAATCAGCTGAGGTTAAAGAATGTAGCAGATCATACCTACAGCGGATATGAATTCAATTTTGCTTACGAACGATTACGTCTGGGATACGATATGTATACCACCCATAAAGTTTCCTTTTTCAAATATAAAGATATTGTAGACCGCATGGCTCCCGGATATCAGAACCTTGCCGTTTCGGGATTTAAAGACATTTACAAAACATTGGCAGAAGGTCAGGTTTTGGGTGCTGTCATGGGCAGTTACTTTGAAAGAAATGCAGCCGGACAACTGATCATTGATGAGTTTGGGTTTCCTAAAAAAGCAGACGGAATGAAAATTATTGCAGATCCTACACCGGATTTTGTGATGAAATTCAATCACAGTTTTGCCTATAAAAACTGGTCTTTAGATATCAATTGGGAATGGAAAAAAGGAGGCCACCTTTGGAACGGGACACAGGCGGTTCTCGATTACTACGGTCGTTCTTACGGCTCAGGAGAAGAAAGGAATATCAAAAATTATATTTTTGAAGGTGTACAGGCCAATGGAACTGTCAACCAGATTCCTGTGGACTTCTATGATCCCAACCAAAATGTTATGGAAAACAGATGGTCGAGGTACGGTTATTTAGGCGTGGCTGAAAATTATGTTCAAAAGGCAGATTATATAAGAATAAATAACCTTTCACTTTCCTCAGATTTCCCTATTAACAACAGGAAACAGAATCTTAAACTGACTTTTTATGTAAACAATATCATGCTCTGGCAGGCTAATAATGGGGTAGATCCCAACCAGAATTTCTACGATATGAGCAATGGAAGAGGATTGGATTTTTTTAATCTTCCTTCCTTTAAAACATTTGGCTGTATTGTTTCACTTAAATTTTAACTCATGAATCTCAAGTTTATATCCAACTATATCATCCTGCTGTGCTTATTGTTTTCAGCCTTTTCTGTGAAAGGCCAGCAACCATTTCAGGATTTTGAAAAAGAAAAGACCTACATCCAGACCAATCATGTTTTTTATAAACCTGGGGAGCAAATGTATTTTAAAATATATGTTGTAAAAGGAAACAATAATTTACCGGTCGAAGAAAGCAGAGTAGTAAATTTCGAAATAACAGACCCTGCAGGAAGTGTTGTGAAAAAATTGAAATATGAAATTACCAATGGATACGCCCGGGGAGATTTCTATTTTGCTGAAGACATGAAGGGTGGCATCTATAAAATCAGAGCTTTTACCAACTGGATGCAGAACGAAGAAGGGAAAAATACCTTCGAAAAAGAAATTACCCTCCAGAAAATTGTATCTCCAAGAATTTTAATGAAACTGGATTTTCCTAAAAAAGGTTATGGCCCTGGAGATGAGGTAAGTGCTTATTTTTCAATGAGAAGTCTTAGTAATCTTCCGATTCCTTTTTATGAAGCAGATTACACCGTAATGCACAACGGAGAAACGGTTTCAGAAGGAAAACTTATTACCGATAAAGAAGGTAGAAAACTGTTAACCTTTAAGCTTCCTGAAGTTTTGAAATCCTCTGACGCTCTTTTGAATATCAAGGTGAATTTTGACGGATTTACCGAATCCATCTCCAGAAATATTCCTGTTGTCCTGAATAATCTGGATGTGAAATTCTTACCTGAAGGCGGAACTTTTGTCAATGGAATAGAACAGAATATCGCTTTTAAAATTCTGGATGAGTTTGAAAAACCTGTAGATGCTGTTTTGGCAGTTTACAATCAGAATCACGAAAAAATAAAGGAAATTTCAGCCTATAATTTCGGAATGGGAAACTTCCGGTTTACGCCTAAAATAGGAGAAACTTATTATGCAAAAGTGCTGAAACCGGAAAATATTACCCAGACTTTTAATCTCCCGGTAGCAAAAAATGAAGGACTGGTTTTGAATATTCGGAATGAAAATAAAAACCTGAATGTTACCATCGTTTCTACCCGGGAAAAAACAATTACCCTGTTGGGAAGTTTCCGCGGAAAAGACGTTTACAGCAAAATCATTTCGCTGAAAAAAGGAATGAATTCTTTAAAAATTGCAGAAAAGGATTTCCCTACAGGAATCTGCAGGTTCACTGTTCTGGAAAACAGTATGCCGATTGCAGAAAGGATTGTTTTCGCTAATAAAGTAAACCAGCTGAATATAAAAGTTACCCCTGTAAAGCAACATTATCTGCCGAGGGAAAAAGTGATGCTGAATATTGAAACTACCGATGAAAATAATAAACCTGTTCCCGCTAATCTTGGAATAAGTGTTGTAGATGATAAGCTATGGACATATGCTGATGATAAACAGAATCATATTATTTCCTGGCTTTTGATGGACTCTGAGCTCAAAGGGAAAATTGAAAAACCTCAGTTTTATTTCGATAAAAAAGAAGAAAAAGCAGATAAAAGCTTAGATCTTGTGATGCTGACAAACGGTTACCGATATTTTGAGCCTATTCCGGAAATTGTGAAGAGTAATAAATACAAATACCTTCCTGAAAAGAAAAACACAATCTATGGCGTGGTAGAAGATGAAAACAAAAAACCGGTGAAAGCAGATGTTTTTCTTTTGGACACCTATAATAAAAAGATCCTCAAACAGACTGTTGCTGAAAACGGGAAGTTTTATTTTTCGGATTTAAATGCAAATAATTCTTATAAAATTATTGCAAAGTCTTTTCAGCCTAAACATCAGCTGAAAATCAAAATTCTGTCTTATAATCTGGATATTAATCCTTTAGCAAAACAGAAACTTACCCATATAGACGTAGAAGAAATTGTAAAGGAAGCTGAAAGAAAAGAAGAAGTAAAAAAAGAAAACAGAAACAATACCAGTCAGCTGAATAATCCCGGCAGAGCAAAAACCGATACCATCAGTAGAAATAAGAGTATTGAAGAAGTAATTGTTGTGGGGTACGGTGTAAAGAAAGATCAATTAACGGTTGCTTCTACCACAGTATCTTCTTCTATGGAAATGCAGAATGCCAGCGTAACTTCTCTGTTGAGTGGAAAAGTAGCAGGATTAGTTATAACAGGTACCGGACAGTCGGGGACAGGTGAACAGATCAATATCAGAGGAACGGCCTCTATTACCAATAAGAACCCGCTATTCATTGTGGATGGTATTCCTGTCGAAAACTTTAATACGACGATTAATCCAAATGATATCAACAGTATTACCGTTTTAAAAGATGCTGCGGCTACCGCTATTTACGGAAGCAGAGCTGTGAATGGAGTAGTGATCGTCAACTCATCCAAAAATAGAAAATCAGAAATAAGTTTTGATATTACACCGAAATCTTACCTTGCCATAGAAGCCGTGCCTTATGGAAAACTAATAGCATATGAGGGGGCAAGAGAATTCGTTTATCCTGAGTATAAATCCACCAATACCTCTTACCGTTTTGATTACAGAGAAGCGCTTTACTGGAATCCGGTAGTAGAAACCGATAAAAGCGGAAAAGCAAAAGTGGAGTTTTATAATTCAGATGCGAATTCCACTTTCAGAATTATGACAGAAGGAATTGCCGCATCAGGACTTTTGGGAAGAGATGAAACAACATATGCTGCCCAGAGTCTGATTTCGATAGATACTAAAATTCCTCAGTACCTGACGAGAACAGATCAGATGACAATTCCTGTGGTAATTAAAAATAATTCTTCTGAAACGCGTAAAATGACCATGGACGTTATTGTACCGAACCATGTGAAACTCATCAGTTCTGATAGTCTTATCACTCTGAAACCATTAGAATCAGGAAGATTATTTGTGAAAATACAGGTTGATGAGATTGTGAATTCTGATATTCAGTTTTCAGTGAGATCAGGAGATTTCAGAGAGACAATGATTCTTCCGTTTAAAGTAGAAGAAAAAGGATTTCTCCATCAGTTTTCCATCATTAATAATAAAACAGAAGATCTCAAAATCAATATACCGGAGTATATCAATGGAAGTCTGTATTCATCCTATTATGTATTTGAAAGTACGGCTTTGAAGATGTTTGGAGACATAGAGCAACTTAAAAAGGAACCTCATGGATGTTTTGAACAGCTTTCCTCAACAGTATATCCTAACATTTTTATTCTTGATTATTTAAAATCAAATAAAAAAATAGACACCGCAACTGAAAATCTGGTGATAAAAAACCTGAAAAAAGGCTTCCAGAAGCTGCTGAGTTATAAAAATAAAGACGGAGGTTTCGGATATTTCAGCTCCGCAGAATCAGATGTTGCCCTTTCAGCATTTGCATTACTGGAATTTACGGAGTTAAAGAAGTATGTGAACCCGGATGCTAAGCTCATCCAGGGCCTTTCCTCATTTATTTTGTCAAAAAAGAATGCAAACGGATTATTCGAAGTAAGAAAACCCTATGAATCCCAAAAGGACTTTTCTGAATTTTCCTGGTCGAGAAATATGTATGTTGTATATGCTTTATCCAAACTGGGCTTTAAAAATGAAATTGAAGATTCCTTTCAGGTAATGCTGAAAAGAGCTTTGGCTACAAAAGATTCTTATCAATTGGCTTTACTTGCTAATGCAGCAGCATATCTGGGAAAACAAAAAGAATATGACGATATGATAGACATTCTGGACAAACAATATAAAACAAAGAAGGTAAAATCTGAAGTTACTTTTACTGGTTCATGGGGAATGTCTGCAGATGCAGAAACACTTTCATTATATATTATTGCGCTTCAGAAAGATGAGAAACTCAATCAGTTGAAAATCGCTGAAGCAGCTGATCAGCTTATTGGTTTGAATGGTTATTTCGGATTCGGCTCTACACAGGCCACAACACTGGCAATCCAGGCATTATCTGATTTTTTCTCTAAAAATGAGAAATTGTATGGAACTGAAAAACCGGTTATTAAGATTAACAAAGCGAATACTTATCCTAATATAAGTCTGTCATCAGCATATAAAACAGGGGAAAATGATATCACTATTCATTATCCATCACAAAAAGGACTTCCTTATAAGCTGGAATATCAATATTACACGCTGCAAGCTCCGGAAAGCAAGGATATTCCACTTACCATGGAGACCAAATTAAAATCCGGAATGTCAAAAACAGGGGAGACCAGGAGAATGACCATTACTGTAAAAAATAAAATAAACGGTGAGCTGCCGATGACCATAGCAAAGATTGGTATCCCGGCAGGACTAACGCTGCAAAATGCTTTACTGAAAGATATGGTTGATAGAAAACAGGTTTCTTACTATGAGATTTTCGATAACTATCTGGTTTTATACTGGGAACATTTCAATGCTGAGGAAACAAAGACTATTAATCTTGATCTCAAAGTAGAATTTGCCGGAACGTATACAGGAAAATCGAGTAACGTATATCTGTATTATATGCCGGAAGCAAAATATTGGAACCAAGGGATTACAACCACTATTGAGTCTTAATTTTTATAAACCGAAACAGACATCTATTGATCCTTGTCAAGGTTTTAAACCTTGACAAGGATCATTAAAAATCTTTTTAAAAGAAATAATCTTAAATTAATTTTCAAAAATTATTGAAAATTCAAAAAATATAATTATATTTGTTACAGAAATTTAAAAGAAGAAAACATGCAACTTTCAGAAGCCAAAGAAAAATACATTCAGACCTGGGGAACCTTTGCTACCAATTGGGGAATCAATCGTACGATGGCACAGGTGCATGCATTGCTTCTGGCGAGCGGAAAACCTCTTTCTACAGATGAAGTCATGGAACAGCTGGAGATTTCAAGAGGAAATGCCAATATGAATCTACGTGCTCTGATAGACTGGGGCATCGTGAAAAAAGAATTTGTAAAAGGCGACCGTAAAGAATATTTCGTA
Encoded here:
- a CDS encoding TonB-dependent receptor plug domain-containing protein translates to MNLKFISNYIILLCLLFSAFSVKGQQPFQDFEKEKTYIQTNHVFYKPGEQMYFKIYVVKGNNNLPVEESRVVNFEITDPAGSVVKKLKYEITNGYARGDFYFAEDMKGGIYKIRAFTNWMQNEEGKNTFEKEITLQKIVSPRILMKLDFPKKGYGPGDEVSAYFSMRSLSNLPIPFYEADYTVMHNGETVSEGKLITDKEGRKLLTFKLPEVLKSSDALLNIKVNFDGFTESISRNIPVVLNNLDVKFLPEGGTFVNGIEQNIAFKILDEFEKPVDAVLAVYNQNHEKIKEISAYNFGMGNFRFTPKIGETYYAKVLKPENITQTFNLPVAKNEGLVLNIRNENKNLNVTIVSTREKTITLLGSFRGKDVYSKIISLKKGMNSLKIAEKDFPTGICRFTVLENSMPIAERIVFANKVNQLNIKVTPVKQHYLPREKVMLNIETTDENNKPVPANLGISVVDDKLWTYADDKQNHIISWLLMDSELKGKIEKPQFYFDKKEEKADKSLDLVMLTNGYRYFEPIPEIVKSNKYKYLPEKKNTIYGVVEDENKKPVKADVFLLDTYNKKILKQTVAENGKFYFSDLNANNSYKIIAKSFQPKHQLKIKILSYNLDINPLAKQKLTHIDVEEIVKEAERKEEVKKENRNNTSQLNNPGRAKTDTISRNKSIEEVIVVGYGVKKDQLTVASTTVSSSMEMQNASVTSLLSGKVAGLVITGTGQSGTGEQINIRGTASITNKNPLFIVDGIPVENFNTTINPNDINSITVLKDAAATAIYGSRAVNGVVIVNSSKNRKSEISFDITPKSYLAIEAVPYGKLIAYEGAREFVYPEYKSTNTSYRFDYREALYWNPVVETDKSGKAKVEFYNSDANSTFRIMTEGIAASGLLGRDETTYAAQSLISIDTKIPQYLTRTDQMTIPVVIKNNSSETRKMTMDVIVPNHVKLISSDSLITLKPLESGRLFVKIQVDEIVNSDIQFSVRSGDFRETMILPFKVEEKGFLHQFSIINNKTEDLKINIPEYINGSLYSSYYVFESTALKMFGDIEQLKKEPHGCFEQLSSTVYPNIFILDYLKSNKKIDTATENLVIKNLKKGFQKLLSYKNKDGGFGYFSSAESDVALSAFALLEFTELKKYVNPDAKLIQGLSSFILSKKNANGLFEVRKPYESQKDFSEFSWSRNMYVVYALSKLGFKNEIEDSFQVMLKRALATKDSYQLALLANAAAYLGKQKEYDDMIDILDKQYKTKKVKSEVTFTGSWGMSADAETLSLYIIALQKDEKLNQLKIAEAADQLIGLNGYFGFGSTQATTLAIQALSDFFSKNEKLYGTEKPVIKINKANTYPNISLSSAYKTGENDITIHYPSQKGLPYKLEYQYYTLQAPESKDIPLTMETKLKSGMSKTGETRRMTITVKNKINGELPMTIAKIGIPAGLTLQNALLKDMVDRKQVSYYEIFDNYLVLYWEHFNAEETKTINLDLKVEFAGTYTGKSSNVYLYYMPEAKYWNQGITTTIES
- a CDS encoding GbsR/MarR family transcriptional regulator, yielding MQLSEAKEKYIQTWGTFATNWGINRTMAQVHALLLASGKPLSTDEVMEQLEISRGNANMNLRALIDWGIVKKEFVKGDRKEYFVAEKDVWYLFKQITKERRKREIEPVISFLEELKNIEDKDSEEAQEFIKLMNDFSSVTGKINNIMDLAIKSDDHWLVGKITNLLK